A section of the Paralichthys olivaceus isolate ysfri-2021 chromosome 16, ASM2471397v2, whole genome shotgun sequence genome encodes:
- the gadd45aa gene encoding growth arrest and DNA-damage-inducible, alpha, a: MYKMTFEELNGDYSQERMDSVAKALEEVLSSALPQGCITVGVYEAAKSLNVDPDNVVLCILATDDEDVKDVALQIHFTLIQAFCCENDINILRVNNTGRLAEILGGGAGGKQAGGEPMDLHCVLVTSPHSTSWKDPALSKVNRFCRESRCMDQWVPIINLPER, translated from the exons ATGTACAAAATGACATTTGAGGAGCTAAACGGAGATTATTCTCAAGAAAG GATGGATTCAGTAGCGAAGGCTTTGGAAGAAGTCCTCAGCTCTGCTCTGCCACAGGGCTGCATCACAGTCGGTGTGTACGAGGCTGCCAAGTCTCTCAACGT AGACCCTGACAATGTGGTTTTGTGCATCCTGGCCACCGATGACGAGGACGTGAAAGATGTGGCGCTGCAGATCCACTTCACCCTCATCCAGGCTTTCTGCTGCGAGAATGACATCAACATCCTCAGAGTCAACAACACCGGGCGCCTGGCAGAGATCCtgggtggaggagctggtgggaAACAGGCCGGAGGGGAACCCATGGACCTCCACTGTGTCCTGGTCACT agcCCACACTCGACGTCGTGGAAGGACCCCGCTTTGAGCAAGGTGAACCGCTTCTGCAGAGAGAGCCGCTGCATGGACCAGTGGGTACCAATCATCAACCTGCCTGAGCGATGA